One Aegilops tauschii subsp. strangulata cultivar AL8/78 chromosome 7, Aet v6.0, whole genome shotgun sequence genomic window carries:
- the LOC109766439 gene encoding protein PROTON GRADIENT REGULATION 5, chloroplastic, whose amino-acid sequence MTASVSYGLRALPTWSSSVSGDDHCSALAMSVSARGPRSTRPLRTPARMGNVNEGKGIFAPLVVVVRNIVGRKRFNQLRGKAIALHSQVITEFCKTIGADPKQRQGLIRLAKKNGEKLGFLA is encoded by the exons ATGACTGCGTCCGTCTCCTACGGGCTGCGAGCTCTTCCGACGTGGTCCAGCTCTGTGTCCGGTGACGACCACTGCTCGGCGCTGGCCATGTCGGTGTCGGCGCGGGGGCCCCGGTCGACGCGGCCCCTTCGGACGCCGGCGAGGATGGGCAATGTAAACGAGGGCAAGGGCATCTTCGCGcccctggtggtggtggtgcgcaaCATCGTCGGACGCAAGCGCTTCAACCAGCTCAGGGGCAAGGCCATCGCGCTGCACTCCCAG GTGATCACCGAGTTCTGTAAGACCATCGGCGCTGACCCCAAGCAGAGGCAGGGCTTGATCCGCCTCGCCAAGAAGAATGGAGAGAAGCTCGGATTCCTTGCTTGA